The Dermacentor albipictus isolate Rhodes 1998 colony chromosome 2, USDA_Dalb.pri_finalv2, whole genome shotgun sequence genome has a segment encoding these proteins:
- the LOC135908244 gene encoding monocarboxylate transporter 12-like produces MARSCSPNCDHGHNEAVVIIDRCWSVPVTMAATAFLICMPSACFGLLFVLFMEQFGVTREEAAWPENVFTMASHLSGLGIFMLHRCITAYHIILLSTALNSAALISSAFSPNITCMSVTFGAMHGFGMGLFTTSASIYTMLHFDKYRTTALSLLYGVGWGLAGIIGQLILSGLIEKYGFRGAVLLLGGIMMHSIPIVMLAKKPSPMCIGCKWCKSTSVDNQESGMHAARSEDNVTNPGNANELQEKRPIAKSPPQESSSLRHALALFVMPSFYVIVAVIIIDDYSAVQFSTTIVDYAIDKGITFDAAKTLVSFMALGGLIGRGAIPFIADILPRIRSPLYVLGFIFISALLFPMPIVQAYAGVATITAMHGVCKGTLLCFRAVIIAELLGVDRTAACCGVTGMAMIPLSLVSPMIVGAYRDGKGTYDGFYRMIAAVNLAAAVVFGVFSVWNRRR; encoded by the exons ATGGCTCGCAGTTGCTCACCGAACTGTGACCACGGACACAATGAAGCGGTGGTCATCATTGACCGTTGCTGGAGCGTTCCCGTAACGATGGCCGCCACTGCGTTTCTGATCTGCATGCCGTCAGCGTGCTTCGGACTCTTGTTTGTCCTCTTCATGGAGCAGTTCGGCGTCACGAGGGAAGAGGCAGCCTGGCCAGAGAACGTGTTCACCATGGCGAGCCACCTGTCAG GGCTTGGAATCTTCATGCTGCACCGGTGTATCACGGCTTATCACATCATACTTCTTAGCACCGCCCTTAACAGCGCCGCATTGATCAGCTCAGCGTTTTCCCCTAACATCACGTGTATGAGCGTGACCTTCGGTGCTATGCACG GCTTCGGAATGGGGCTGTTTACCACATCCGCATCGATCTACACCATGCTCCACTTCGACAAGTATAGGACGACGGCCCTCTCTCTGTTGTACGGCGTTGGATGGGGCCTAGCCGGCATCATCGGACAGTTGATCCTGTCCGGCCTGATAGAAAAATATGGCTTCCGAGGTGCCGTACTTCTTCTTGGAGGGATCATGATGCACTCGATTCCGATCGTCATGCTGGCCAAGAAACCTTCTCCGATGTGCATCGGATGCAAGTGGTGTAAAAGCACATCTGTTGACAACCAAGAATCTGGGATGCATGCCGCACGGAGTGAGGACAACGTCACAAATCCAGG GAATGCGAATGAACTGCAAGAGAAACGGCCCATCGCCAAGTCACCGCCACAAGAAAGCAGTTCTCTGAGGCACGCCCTGGCACTCTTCGTCATGCCGTCTTTCTACGTGATTGTCGCGGTCATCATCATTGACGACTATAGTGCTGTGCAGTTCTCCACGACAATAGTGGACTACGCCATCGACAAGGGCATAACATTCGATGCCGCGAAGACGCTGGTTTCCTTCATGGCACTCGGTGGGCTCATCGGTCGTGGAGCGATACCCTTCATTGCTGACATCCTGCCACGCATACGTAGTCCGCTCTACGTGCTGGGGTTCATTTTCATCAGTGCTCTCCTGTTTCCAATGCCAATCGTGCAGGCATATGCGGGTGTCGCGACGATCACCGCGATGCATGGCGTCTGCAAAGGAACTCTGTTGTGCTTCAGGGCCGTTATCATTgctgaactgcttggcgtcgatCGGACAGCCGCTTGCTGCGGCGTCACGGGCATGGCAATGATACCACTTAGTCTAGTCAGCCCTATGATTGTGG GAGCCTACCGGGACGGAAAAGGCACGTACGATGGATTTTACCGGATGATAGCAGCGGTCAATTTGGCGGCTGCCGTCGTCTTCGGTGTATTTTCAGTGTGGAACCGAAGGCGATGA